The Sagittula stellata E-37 sequence CCGAGGCCATCTTGTCCTTGTAGGGCTCCGCCGCACCGCGATAGGCATTGTCGAACCACTGCGTGAAAGCACCGGTCGACAGGAATGCAGTCAGGTCGGGGTTCGCGGCAAGGATGTCGGTCATGCCCTGCACGGCGACGTTGCCGTCGTCGTTGGTGATCAGCGGGCAGCCCGAAATCTCGGTCCAGCCGCCCTGACCGTCCAGCATGTCGCCCGGCGCTTCGCCCATGTCCTCGCCGGCCAGCGTGTCACGCGCACCTTTCAGGCGCTCGTTGTGGTTGGCCGCCGCGGCGCCGCCGGTCTGCAGGCAGATCGTGCCGCCATCGGGGTGACGTGCCTGAACCAGCTTCGCCAGCTCGACGCCGATGTCGTAGTTGTTGGTGCCGACGAAGGCCGCGCGCAGCCCCTTGTCGTCCTCCAGAAGGTCGGCGTCCCAGGTGATGACCGGGATGCCTGCGGCTTCGGCCTCCTTCAGGGTCTTCGCCATTGCGGGCGCGTTCGAGGGCGACACTGCGATGCCGTCGACACCTTTGGTGATGAGATCCTGCACGATCTGGATCTGCTCCAGCTCGGTGTGCTCACCGGGGCCGATGTATTCGCAGGTCACGCCTTCGATCTCTTCCTGCGCCTTGTAGCAGCCGTCGCGGGCGAGGTCGAAGAACGGGTTGTTCATTGCCTTCGGCACGAGCGCGAAAGTGTAGCCGCCGTGGCTTTCGGCAAAGGCCGGAGCCGCGAGTGCGCCCAGCAGGGCCGTGGCCGTCAGTAGTTTCTTCATGCGTATATCCTCCCTGAATTAGCATGAAAGACCGGGGATTATTTGCCCCCGCGATTGCGGATCTGTTCCAGAAGCACCGCGAGGATGAGGAACAGACCGACAAAGAATTGCTGCCACAGCGCGGGTATCCCGGCGAGCAGCAGCGAGTTCCGGATGAGTTCGACCAGAGCCGCGCCGATGGGCGCGCCCAACGCATATACCACGCCGCCCATCAGGTTCGCGCCGCCGATGACGGTGGCCGCGATGACGTTCAACTCGTAGGTGACGCCCATCGCGTTGGTGGCCGACCCGGTGTAGCCGATGAACATGAATGCTGCGATCCCGGTGCACATGGAGCAGACCATGTAGACCGACACGATCACCCTCTCGACCGGGATGCCGGCCAGTTTCGCCGCATGGGCGTTGCCGCCGATGGCGATGACCCAGCGGCCCCACTGGGTGAAGCGCCAGACCCACAGGAACAGCAGCGTCATGATGATGAGCACCCAAACCACGTTCGGCACGCCCAGGACGTCTCCGCCGCCGATCCATTCGAAGATTTCCTGGTCGGGGCCGAACTCGTAGATCATCTTGTTGTTCGACACGACCATGGCGACAGACCGCGCCATGGCCAGCATCCCCAGCGTGACGACGAAGGGCGCGAGCCTGACGTATGCGATCAGCACGCCGTTGATGAAGCCCACTATCGCGGCAGTCAGCATGCAGGCAATGAAGCCGACCTCCACGCCCCAACCGGCCTGCAGGACCAGTGCGAGGTTGATGCCGCACAACCCCAGCAGCGAGCCGACCGACAGGTCGATACCGGCAGTACAGATCACCGCCGACATGCCCAGTGCCATGATCCCGAAGTAGGCCATGTTGCGGGTGATGTTGAACATGTTGCGTTCGGTCATGAAGGCGTCGGAGACGAAGCTCATGACCAGCGCGATGAACAGGATTGCGACAAAGACCCAGAAGGGCTGGGTGCGGATGATCGCGCCGATCCCCGTGACTTCCTGCCGGGACGTGATGCTGTCGTCGATCGCCGCGTGGTCGATGGGTTGCTGCGCCGTCTTGGCGTGTTCTTCGGTGGGGGTCGTGTCGGTCATGCTGCCTCGATCGCTCCGATGATGAGTCCGGTGACCTCTTCGGGGGTCGTTTCGGTGATGCGCTTGTCGGCCACCTTGGTGCCGCGGCGCAGGACGGCCACGCGGTCGCAGACGTCGAAGACGTCCGGCATCCTGTGGCTGACGAGGATGACGGCGTGGCCGGTGTCCTTCAGGCGCTTGATGAGGGCGAGGACCTCTTTCACCTGCCGGACAGAGATCGCGGCGGTCGGTTCGTCCATCAGCACCAGCTTCGGGTCGGACAGGCGGGTGCGGGCGATGGCGACGGCCTGCCGTTGACCGCCCGACATCTGTTTGACGAGGTCGCGGGGGCGAGTCTCGGACTTGAGTTCGCCGAAGAGTTCGCCCGCCTTGGCGTACATGGCCTGGTAGTCGAGCTTGCGGAACGGCCAGACGCCGGTGGAGATTTCCCGCCCGAGAAAGACGTTCGCGGCCGCCGTCAGGTTGTCGCAAAGCGCGAGGTCCTGATAGACAATCTCGATCCCGTTTTCCCGTGCCTCGATGGGCCTTGTCATGTGCACGGGCTTGCCCTCGATCAGGATCTTGCCCGCTGTGGGAGAGAAGTTGCCGGCGATGATCTTCATCAGGGTCGACTTGCCGGCGCCGTTGTCGCCCATGAGGCCCACCGCCTCGCCGGGCTGAATCGTCAGGTCGATCCCGTTCAACGCGTGGATGGCGCCAAAACTCTTGGTGATGCCTTTCAATTCGATAAGGCTCATGTTGGTCTGGTCCTCCCTGTCCGCCCCGGCCTCTGACGTGCCGGGTGCGGGCTCAATTCTGTCAGCGTCCAGCGGGACGCGGCCTGGTCTCATCGGGGAAGAGGACGATCCGTTCGACGTACGGAAAAGCGACAGCGGCGCTGTCGTTTCGTCCGTGTTCCTCCCTTCCCAGTGCCGCCGTTCTTTCGCGGATCTACGTGCCGCCGCGGCTTTGGTATACCATCGTTGGCACGGCGCACCTGACCTGACAAGAAGATTTTTCGGGAAATGTCGGCGTCAGCCGGTGGGGTCCAGGTAGGTGGCGAAAAGGAACACACGTCGCCGCTTTTGCCCCTGTCGTGGATCAGCTGCGCATCGGGCGGGGCGCGACGACAGTCAGGGGCGGGACAGGCACAGCTCCCCTGGCAGGGCTTCGCGCATCACGGCCGTCGATTTCTCCAGGGCGGACTTCGGGCACAGGACCGGGTCCTGATAGACGAGCGACAACCAACCATCGTACTCGTTCTGGCACAGCCGATACGCAAAGCGCGCCCACCATTCCGGAGGATGTCCGTAGCCGGGAGTCGAATAGGTCCAGGCGCGGGCGCTCATGTCCGTCAGGCAGCCCGTGTCGATCAGCGAGTTCGTGGCCGCGACCGTCGGATTGATCGTGGCGTCGGTGACATGCACGCAGAAAAGCGCGTCGCCCAGCACGTCGATGACGCTGATCGGGTCGGCCCCCATCAGAAGCATCTGCGCCGGATCTAGGTTCGCGCCAAGCT is a genomic window containing:
- a CDS encoding sugar-binding protein; amino-acid sequence: MKKLLTATALLGALAAPAFAESHGGYTFALVPKAMNNPFFDLARDGCYKAQEEIEGVTCEYIGPGEHTELEQIQIVQDLITKGVDGIAVSPSNAPAMAKTLKEAEAAGIPVITWDADLLEDDKGLRAAFVGTNNYDIGVELAKLVQARHPDGGTICLQTGGAAAANHNERLKGARDTLAGEDMGEAPGDMLDGQGGWTEISGCPLITNDDGNVAVQGMTDILAANPDLTAFLSTGAFTQWFDNAYRGAAEPYKDKMASGDLTIVVADTLPMQIAQTKDGLGNGLVGQRPFEMGYLAMQMLKDLKDGGSLQDPTYTGLDVCTNDNIDSCVE
- a CDS encoding ABC transporter permease, producing MTDTTPTEEHAKTAQQPIDHAAIDDSITSRQEVTGIGAIIRTQPFWVFVAILFIALVMSFVSDAFMTERNMFNITRNMAYFGIMALGMSAVICTAGIDLSVGSLLGLCGINLALVLQAGWGVEVGFIACMLTAAIVGFINGVLIAYVRLAPFVVTLGMLAMARSVAMVVSNNKMIYEFGPDQEIFEWIGGGDVLGVPNVVWVLIIMTLLFLWVWRFTQWGRWVIAIGGNAHAAKLAGIPVERVIVSVYMVCSMCTGIAAFMFIGYTGSATNAMGVTYELNVIAATVIGGANLMGGVVYALGAPIGAALVELIRNSLLLAGIPALWQQFFVGLFLILAVLLEQIRNRGGK
- a CDS encoding ATP-binding cassette domain-containing protein, yielding MSLIELKGITKSFGAIHALNGIDLTIQPGEAVGLMGDNGAGKSTLMKIIAGNFSPTAGKILIEGKPVHMTRPIEARENGIEIVYQDLALCDNLTAAANVFLGREISTGVWPFRKLDYQAMYAKAGELFGELKSETRPRDLVKQMSGGQRQAVAIARTRLSDPKLVLMDEPTAAISVRQVKEVLALIKRLKDTGHAVILVSHRMPDVFDVCDRVAVLRRGTKVADKRITETTPEEVTGLIIGAIEAA